The following proteins are encoded in a genomic region of Thermococcus pacificus:
- the hflX gene encoding GTPase HflX, which yields MRAIGVIRKSRRERVSRAEFEELLRSAGYEVVAILEQNREEHPKYNIGRGKLEELRELVNEFKPDKVIFANKLSPSQAYNLWKELKVEVIDRWQLVLEIFEKRAHSTEAKLQVELASLQYEVPLVKEAIRRIKLGDRAGFKGMGEYQTQQYLKHIRYRMGRIRRELERVKADREVKRKRREEVGFILLALAGYTNAGKSTLLNALAGEEIEARNQMFTTLDTTTRRFKLSGKRVLVTDTVGFIDGLPPFIVEAFHSTLEEIVKADIILLVLDASEPWGEIRRKLLASLHVLRELKTLDKPMIVVLNKRDLTSEEDILDKAERIREIVEERGISVFRVVSISAKLGQLGELYDALEEVILTLPKYGAFEVIVKEPEKVPQVMALINAIGDVLAVEYGAETRIKAYVQTGMIKELIRLGVEIKRLDQSGEGKSLGDGQ from the coding sequence ATGAGGGCAATAGGAGTCATAAGGAAATCCAGGCGGGAGAGGGTTAGCCGGGCCGAGTTCGAGGAGCTCCTCAGGAGCGCCGGCTATGAGGTAGTGGCGATACTCGAGCAGAACCGCGAAGAACACCCGAAGTACAACATCGGAAGGGGAAAGCTGGAGGAGCTGAGGGAGCTGGTGAATGAGTTCAAGCCGGATAAAGTCATATTTGCCAACAAGCTCTCCCCGAGTCAGGCATACAACCTCTGGAAGGAGCTGAAGGTCGAAGTCATAGACCGCTGGCAGCTTGTCCTTGAGATATTCGAGAAGAGGGCCCACTCTACGGAGGCCAAACTTCAGGTGGAACTCGCCTCACTCCAGTACGAGGTTCCGCTCGTCAAGGAAGCGATAAGGAGGATAAAACTCGGCGACAGGGCCGGCTTCAAGGGGATGGGTGAATACCAGACCCAGCAGTACCTCAAACACATCCGCTACAGAATGGGAAGAATCCGGAGGGAACTTGAGAGGGTCAAGGCCGACAGGGAAGTCAAGAGGAAGAGGAGGGAAGAGGTCGGCTTCATACTGCTCGCCCTCGCCGGCTACACGAACGCCGGAAAATCGACGCTACTCAACGCTTTAGCAGGGGAGGAGATAGAGGCGAGAAACCAGATGTTCACCACCCTGGACACGACCACGAGACGATTCAAGCTCTCCGGGAAGAGAGTGCTCGTTACGGACACCGTTGGCTTCATCGACGGGCTCCCCCCGTTCATAGTTGAGGCCTTCCACTCGACGCTCGAGGAGATAGTGAAGGCGGACATAATCCTCCTAGTACTCGATGCCAGCGAGCCATGGGGAGAGATAAGGAGGAAGTTGCTGGCATCACTTCATGTCCTCAGGGAGCTAAAAACGCTCGACAAACCGATGATAGTCGTTCTGAACAAGAGGGACCTGACGAGCGAGGAGGACATCCTCGACAAGGCGGAGAGGATAAGGGAGATAGTCGAGGAGAGGGGAATAAGCGTTTTTCGCGTTGTCTCAATCTCTGCCAAGCTCGGTCAGCTCGGGGAGCTCTACGATGCTCTTGAAGAGGTGATACTCACCCTGCCAAAGTACGGGGCTTTCGAGGTAATCGTGAAGGAGCCCGAGAAGGTTCCCCAGGTCATGGCACTGATAAACGCTATCGGAGACGTCCTGGCGGTCGAGTATGGGGCCGAGACAAGGATAAAAGCGTATGTCCAGACAGGGATGATAAAAGAGCTGATAAGACTGGGGGTTGAGATAAAACGGCTAGACCAATCCGGCGAAGGCAAAAGCCTTGGAGATGGCCAGTGA
- a CDS encoding inorganic phosphate transporter translates to MEGLELAAVAVAFYIAWNIGSNDSANAMGTAVGAGILSFRQATLTIAIFVLMGAYLQGYKVMKTVGKGIVPEGHLTMEMAVIALLAAGVWVTIATVKGLPVSTTQAIVGGVIGVGLATHAPVNWWTLTKIASAWVISPILSGIFAIVLFKFYSWVISRIKSVSTIETLYKALAILGGSYMAFNFGTNEVANASGPLVGAGFMEPKVAGIFGALALATGALTFSYAVMHTVGKKITALGPVSAFAAQFGSAISVSLANFFGLPVSSSQSIVGGVVGVGLLAGQGVKKSVIRDIIFGWVATPLTAIFISLAISKAFAFAGLV, encoded by the coding sequence ATGGAGGGACTGGAGCTCGCAGCGGTGGCGGTGGCGTTCTACATCGCATGGAACATAGGCTCCAACGACTCCGCCAACGCGATGGGAACCGCCGTTGGTGCAGGCATACTCAGCTTCCGCCAGGCGACCCTGACGATAGCAATATTCGTCCTCATGGGGGCGTACCTGCAGGGCTACAAGGTCATGAAGACCGTTGGCAAGGGCATAGTACCCGAGGGCCATCTAACGATGGAGATGGCGGTTATAGCACTTCTCGCCGCTGGGGTCTGGGTTACAATAGCGACGGTCAAGGGATTGCCCGTATCGACCACACAGGCCATAGTCGGGGGCGTCATAGGCGTCGGCCTCGCCACCCACGCCCCAGTTAACTGGTGGACGCTCACCAAGATAGCCTCCGCGTGGGTTATCTCACCCATTCTCTCCGGAATATTCGCGATAGTTCTTTTCAAGTTCTACTCATGGGTGATATCACGGATCAAGAGCGTGTCAACAATCGAGACACTCTACAAGGCCCTGGCCATCCTGGGCGGCTCGTACATGGCCTTCAACTTCGGTACGAACGAGGTCGCGAACGCTTCTGGCCCGCTCGTGGGAGCGGGCTTCATGGAGCCGAAGGTGGCGGGCATCTTCGGTGCGCTCGCGCTGGCAACCGGTGCCCTCACGTTCAGCTATGCGGTCATGCACACCGTCGGAAAGAAAATAACCGCCCTCGGCCCGGTTTCGGCCTTCGCGGCACAGTTCGGCTCGGCCATATCGGTGAGCCTGGCGAACTTCTTCGGCCTCCCCGTCAGCTCGAGCCAGTCAATAGTGGGTGGGGTTGTGGGTGTCGGACTGCTAGCCGGCCAGGGTGTTAAGAAGTCGGTGATAAGGGACATAATCTTCGGCTGGGTGGCGACCCCTCTGACGGCGATATTCATATCACTGGCCATCTCCAAGGCTTTTGCCTTCGCCGGATTGGTCTAG
- a CDS encoding pyruvate/ketoisovalerate ferredoxin oxidoreductase subunit gamma yields MIEIRFHGRGGQGAVTAANILASAAFKSGKYVQAFPFFGVERRGAPVTAFTRIDEKPIRIKTQIYEPDIVVVLDPSLLDTVDVTAGLKDNGIVIVNTEKSKEEVLEKLKKKPAKLALVDATTIALEILGLPITNTAILGAVAKATGIVELDHVKEAIQETFSGALGEKNAKAAEESFNRTVIYEL; encoded by the coding sequence ATGATCGAGATTCGTTTTCACGGTAGAGGTGGACAGGGTGCAGTTACTGCCGCCAACATTTTAGCCTCAGCAGCCTTCAAGAGTGGCAAATACGTCCAGGCGTTCCCGTTCTTCGGCGTTGAGAGGCGTGGAGCGCCGGTTACGGCCTTCACCAGGATCGACGAGAAGCCGATCAGGATAAAGACCCAGATCTACGAGCCGGACATCGTCGTCGTCCTCGACCCAAGTCTTCTTGACACGGTCGACGTCACCGCCGGCCTGAAGGACAACGGAATAGTCATTGTCAACACCGAGAAGAGCAAGGAAGAGGTCCTTGAGAAACTCAAGAAGAAGCCGGCAAAGCTGGCCCTCGTCGACGCTACCACCATAGCCCTCGAAATACTCGGACTGCCCATCACCAACACGGCAATCCTCGGTGCCGTTGCCAAGGCCACTGGAATAGTCGAGCTTGACCACGTCAAGGAAGCCATCCAGGAGACCTTCTCAGGAGCGCTCGGCGAGAAGAACGCCAAGGCTGCAGAGGAGTCCTTCAACAGGACAGTCATCTACGAGCTCTGA
- a CDS encoding 3-methyl-2-oxobutanoate dehydrogenase subunit delta, with the protein MNTLFGERKEGATKIVLTKVDEYPEAPISLGTTLSNFTGDWRTFIPIVDESKCVKCYICWKFCPEPAIYIKEDGYVAVDYDYCKGCGICANECPTKAITMEKEEK; encoded by the coding sequence TTGAACACGTTGTTTGGCGAAAGGAAAGAGGGGGCCACCAAAATCGTCCTTACAAAGGTGGATGAGTATCCAGAGGCCCCGATAAGTCTTGGGACTACTTTGAGCAACTTCACAGGTGACTGGAGGACGTTCATACCGATAGTCGACGAGAGCAAGTGTGTCAAGTGCTACATATGCTGGAAGTTCTGTCCGGAGCCGGCCATCTACATAAAGGAAGACGGCTACGTCGCGGTTGACTACGACTACTGTAAGGGCTGCGGCATCTGTGCGAACGAGTGCCCGACCAAGGCGATAACCATGGAGAAAGAGGAGAAGTGA
- the porA gene encoding pyruvate ferredoxin oxidoreductase, translating to MEYKPIRKVVSGNYAAAYAAKHARVQVVAAYPITPQTSIIEKIAEFIANGEADIQYVPVESEHSAMAACIGASAAGARAFTATSAQGLALMHEMLHWASGARLPVVMVDVNRAMAPPWSVWDDQTDSLAQRDTGWLQFYAENNQEVYDGVLMAFKVAETVNVPAMVIESAFILSHTYDVVEMIPQELVDEFLPPREPLYDLANFEKPFSVGALGTPADYYEFRYKLAKAHEEAKKVIKEVGKEFGERFGRDYSQMIETYRTDDADFVFMGMGSLMGTVKQAVDVLREEGYKVGAAKVRWFRPFPKEELYELAKNVDGIAVLDRNFSFGQEGILFNEAKGALYNTGAKPLMKNYIVGLGGRDFTVNDVRKIAENMKAIIEKGELDVEVDWYHLKR from the coding sequence ATGGAGTACAAACCCATTAGAAAGGTTGTGAGCGGCAACTACGCGGCCGCTTACGCTGCCAAGCATGCTCGCGTTCAGGTCGTTGCGGCTTACCCCATAACACCCCAGACGAGCATCATCGAGAAGATAGCCGAGTTCATAGCCAACGGCGAGGCCGACATCCAGTACGTTCCCGTCGAGAGCGAGCACTCAGCTATGGCAGCCTGTATAGGCGCCTCGGCGGCTGGAGCCAGGGCCTTCACGGCCACCTCGGCCCAGGGTCTCGCTTTGATGCACGAGATGCTTCACTGGGCGAGCGGCGCGAGGCTTCCAGTTGTCATGGTCGATGTTAACCGTGCCATGGCTCCCCCGTGGAGCGTCTGGGACGACCAGACGGACTCACTCGCCCAGAGGGACACCGGCTGGCTTCAGTTCTACGCCGAGAACAACCAGGAGGTTTACGACGGTGTCCTAATGGCCTTCAAGGTGGCGGAGACCGTTAACGTCCCGGCAATGGTCATCGAGAGCGCTTTCATCCTGAGCCACACCTACGACGTCGTTGAGATGATCCCGCAGGAGCTCGTCGACGAGTTCCTCCCGCCGAGGGAGCCCCTCTACGACCTCGCGAACTTCGAGAAGCCCTTCTCAGTCGGCGCCCTCGGAACCCCCGCGGACTACTACGAGTTCCGCTACAAGCTCGCGAAAGCCCACGAGGAGGCAAAGAAAGTCATCAAAGAAGTCGGTAAGGAGTTCGGCGAGCGCTTTGGAAGAGACTACAGCCAGATGATAGAGACTTACCGGACGGACGATGCCGACTTCGTCTTCATGGGCATGGGCTCGCTCATGGGAACCGTCAAGCAGGCAGTTGACGTTCTCAGGGAGGAGGGCTACAAGGTTGGAGCCGCTAAGGTCCGCTGGTTCAGGCCATTCCCGAAGGAGGAGCTCTACGAGCTGGCAAAGAACGTCGACGGAATAGCTGTCCTCGACAGGAACTTCTCCTTCGGCCAGGAGGGTATACTCTTCAACGAGGCCAAGGGAGCCCTCTACAACACCGGTGCAAAGCCGCTGATGAAGAACTACATCGTCGGACTCGGAGGAAGGGACTTCACGGTCAACGACGTCAGGAAGATAGCCGAGAACATGAAGGCCATAATCGAGAAGGGAGAGCTCGATGTAGAGGTGGACTGGTACCACCTTAAGAGGTGA